Proteins from a single region of Flavobacterium sp. YJ01:
- the bshA gene encoding N-acetyl-alpha-D-glucosaminyl L-malate synthase BshA, protein MKIAIVCYPTFGGSGVVATELGLELARRGHEIHFITYSQPVRLALLNPNVHYHEVNVPEYPLFHYQPYELALSSKLVDMVKLYKIELLHVHYAIPHAYAGYMAKQMLKNEGINLPMITTLHGTDITLVGNHPFYKPAVTFSINKSDYVTSVSQSLKDDTLKLFKIKNKIKVIPNFIELDKVKKDPLAPCHRYVMANENERIITHISNFRKVKRIPDIIKIFYNVQKEIPAKLMMVGDGPEKEKAEILCQELGILDKVIFFGNSHEIDKILCMTDLFLLPSETESFGLAALEAMACGVPVISSNSGGLPEVNFDGFSGYLSNVGNVEEMAENALKILRDDAVLSQFKANALEVARKFDIRNILPKYEALYQKAVDDYKYEKH, encoded by the coding sequence ATGAAAATAGCAATTGTTTGTTATCCTACTTTTGGAGGTAGTGGTGTGGTAGCCACAGAGTTAGGTCTCGAATTAGCCAGAAGAGGACACGAAATACATTTTATCACATACAGTCAACCAGTAAGGTTGGCGCTTTTAAATCCGAATGTTCATTATCACGAAGTAAATGTTCCGGAGTATCCATTGTTTCATTATCAGCCTTATGAATTAGCCTTGTCGAGCAAATTGGTCGATATGGTTAAATTATATAAAATTGAGCTTTTACACGTGCATTATGCCATTCCTCATGCTTATGCAGGCTATATGGCGAAACAAATGCTTAAAAATGAAGGGATTAATCTTCCGATGATTACGACGCTTCACGGTACTGATATTACATTGGTCGGAAATCATCCGTTTTATAAACCGGCGGTAACTTTTAGCATCAATAAATCGGATTATGTTACTTCTGTTTCGCAGAGTTTGAAAGATGATACTTTGAAATTATTCAAAATCAAGAATAAAATTAAAGTAATTCCGAACTTTATTGAATTGGATAAAGTTAAAAAAGATCCTTTAGCACCATGTCACAGATATGTGATGGCAAATGAAAATGAGCGTATTATAACACACATCAGTAATTTTAGAAAGGTAAAACGTATTCCAGATATTATTAAGATTTTCTATAATGTACAGAAAGAAATTCCTGCTAAGTTAATGATGGTTGGAGACGGGCCAGAAAAAGAAAAGGCAGAAATCTTATGCCAAGAATTAGGGATTTTAGATAAAGTGATTTTCTTTGGAAATAGCCATGAAATTGATAAAATTTTATGCATGACCGATTTGTTTTTATTGCCTTCTGAAACTGAAAGTTTTGGTTTGGCAGCTTTAGAAGCAATGGCGTGTGGTGTGCCCGTAATTTCTAGTAATTCTGGTGGTTTGCCTGAGGTTAATTTTGATGGCTTTTCGGGTTATTTAAGCAATGTTGGAAATGTCGAGGAAATGGCTGAAAACGCATTGAAAATTTTAAGAGACGATGCTGTTTTAAGTCAGT
- a CDS encoding ABC transporter ATPase encodes MYIPFENLPGESRVWIYQSNRKFSEEEFSEIETDLKAFVEEWAAHGTSLEASFLLKYNRFIILAVNQDVQAATGCSIDSSVEFIQSLEKKYNVDLLDKMNVTFKLGEHIAHKPLIDFKKMVKDKSVSENTIVFNNLVNNIEEFNESWEVPAADSWHSRFF; translated from the coding sequence ATGTATATACCTTTTGAAAATTTACCAGGTGAATCTAGAGTTTGGATTTACCAATCAAACAGAAAGTTTTCTGAGGAAGAGTTTTCTGAAATTGAAACTGATTTAAAAGCTTTTGTAGAAGAATGGGCCGCTCACGGAACAAGTCTAGAAGCTTCTTTTTTATTGAAATACAATAGATTTATAATATTGGCTGTAAATCAAGATGTGCAAGCAGCAACTGGCTGTTCAATTGATAGTTCAGTAGAATTTATTCAAAGTTTAGAGAAAAAATATAACGTTGATTTGTTAGATAAAATGAACGTTACTTTTAAACTTGGCGAACATATTGCACACAAACCATTAATCGATTTTAAGAAAATGGTTAAAGATAAATCTGTTTCTGAGAATACAATTGTTTTCAATAATTTGGTTAATAATATCGAAGAATTTAATGAATCTTGGGAAGTTCCTGCTGCTGATAGTTGGCACAGCAGATTTTTCTAA